From Bradyrhizobium sp. NDS-1, the proteins below share one genomic window:
- a CDS encoding acyl-CoA dehydrogenase family protein, with amino-acid sequence MTMQVSKTIGATGKVALDAPIFDPVAFRLSDEQASIIARAREIGQSVFAARAATYDREATFPTENYRDLHRVGLLGIAVPKKHGGLGADYQTYALAAAEIGRYCGATALTWNMHVCSTLWSGPLADDLDMDAETRAEHERRRAVHYKRIVDDGAIYSQPFSEGGAAAAGGVAFGTEAKPVKGGWIVNGKKIFASLSGHADYYGVLCTEIEEGEKASRRNTLYLAISAKSDGVSVVGDWDPLGMRGTVSRTLLFKDVFVPEDSALMPRGVYFQAAMRWPHMFLTLSPTYMGLAQAAYDFTVRYLRGEVPGMPPVKRRMYPTKQIAVAQMQIKLEQIKGIWFQAVTEACANPSKEQVLRAYAAQYSVMEGANELAALAIRTCGGQAMLRSLPLERIYRDSRCGSLMLPWTAELCLDRIGREALYEAGETDD; translated from the coding sequence ATGACGATGCAAGTCAGCAAGACAATCGGAGCCACCGGCAAGGTCGCACTGGATGCACCGATCTTCGATCCGGTCGCATTCCGCCTGAGCGACGAGCAGGCCAGCATCATTGCGCGCGCCCGCGAGATCGGCCAGAGCGTGTTCGCGGCGCGCGCCGCGACCTACGATCGCGAAGCGACTTTTCCCACCGAGAATTATCGCGACCTGCACCGCGTCGGCCTGCTCGGCATCGCCGTTCCAAAGAAGCACGGCGGGCTCGGCGCGGACTACCAGACTTACGCGTTAGCGGCCGCCGAGATCGGCCGCTATTGCGGTGCGACCGCGCTGACCTGGAACATGCATGTCTGCTCGACACTGTGGTCGGGGCCCCTCGCCGACGACCTCGACATGGATGCCGAGACCCGCGCGGAGCACGAGCGGCGTCGTGCGGTTCACTACAAACGCATCGTCGATGACGGCGCGATCTATTCGCAGCCTTTCTCGGAGGGTGGTGCGGCCGCCGCCGGCGGCGTCGCATTTGGCACGGAAGCAAAACCCGTGAAAGGCGGCTGGATCGTCAACGGCAAGAAGATCTTTGCATCGCTCTCCGGCCACGCCGACTATTACGGCGTGCTCTGCACCGAGATCGAGGAAGGTGAGAAGGCATCGCGCCGCAACACGCTATATCTGGCCATCTCTGCTAAATCGGATGGCGTCTCGGTCGTCGGCGACTGGGATCCGCTCGGCATGCGCGGTACTGTTTCGCGGACGCTCCTGTTCAAGGACGTGTTCGTGCCGGAGGATTCCGCGTTGATGCCGCGCGGCGTCTATTTCCAGGCTGCGATGCGCTGGCCGCACATGTTCCTGACGTTGTCGCCGACCTATATGGGCCTGGCTCAAGCCGCCTATGATTTCACCGTCCGCTACTTGCGCGGCGAAGTGCCGGGCATGCCGCCGGTCAAGCGCCGGATGTACCCGACCAAGCAGATCGCGGTCGCGCAGATGCAGATCAAGCTCGAACAGATCAAGGGGATCTGGTTCCAGGCTGTCACCGAAGCATGCGCCAACCCGAGCAAGGAGCAGGTTCTGCGGGCCTACGCCGCGCAATATTCGGTGATGGAAGGCGCCAATGAGCTCGCCGCGCTCGCGATCCGCACCTGCGGAGGCCAGGCCATGCTTCGCTCGCTGCCACTGGAGCGGATCTATCGCGACAGCCGTTGTGGCTCGCTGATGCTGCCCTGGACCGCCGAACTGTGCCTCGACCGGATCGGACGCGAGGCGCTCTACGAAGCTGGCGAGACGGACGACTGA
- a CDS encoding SDR family NAD(P)-dependent oxidoreductase — protein sequence MSGLPHSPHALVTGGGRGIGRAIAASLVGAGATVTVLGRNAATLAEAIDAGAAHFAAVADVSDEASLKAAIAEASARQPIDILVANAGSAESAPFTKSDTALFTRMMDVNFMGVVHAARAVLPGMKGRPYGRIVAVASTAGLKGYAYVSAYSAAKHAVIGLVRSLALEMAGSNVTVNAVCPGFADTDLVAGSIENIMTKTGRSREQAIAELAKHNPQGRLITPQEVADAVLWLCGEGAGAITGQAIAVAGGEV from the coding sequence ATGTCCGGATTGCCGCACTCGCCGCACGCGCTGGTGACAGGTGGAGGTCGCGGCATCGGCCGCGCGATCGCGGCATCTCTCGTCGGTGCCGGCGCCACCGTGACCGTGCTCGGCCGGAACGCCGCGACTCTCGCAGAGGCGATCGACGCCGGCGCCGCGCATTTTGCGGCCGTCGCCGACGTTTCCGACGAGGCGTCGTTGAAGGCAGCCATTGCCGAGGCGAGCGCGCGGCAGCCGATCGATATTCTCGTTGCCAACGCCGGCAGCGCTGAATCCGCGCCATTCACCAAGTCGGACACCGCTCTTTTCACGCGCATGATGGATGTCAATTTCATGGGCGTGGTCCACGCCGCCCGCGCTGTACTGCCGGGCATGAAGGGCCGTCCCTACGGCCGTATTGTCGCGGTCGCGTCGACGGCGGGTCTGAAAGGCTACGCCTATGTCAGCGCGTACAGCGCGGCCAAGCACGCGGTGATCGGCCTCGTGCGCTCCCTTGCCCTCGAGATGGCCGGCAGCAATGTCACCGTGAATGCGGTGTGTCCTGGCTTCGCCGACACCGATCTCGTCGCGGGCAGTATCGAGAACATCATGACCAAGACAGGGCGTAGCCGCGAGCAGGCGATCGCAGAGCTCGCCAAGCACAATCCGCAAGGACGCCTGATCACGCCTCAGGAGGTGGCAGACGCGGTTCTTTGGTTGTGCGGCGAAGGCGCCGGCGCGATCACTGGGCAGGCGATTGCGGTCGCCGGAGGCGAGGTCTAG
- a CDS encoding 3-hydroxybutyryl-CoA dehydrogenase — MTHRINIACLGAGRMGRGIAVAFAYAGHKVTMIDVKARSAEEFSKLEADALGEIGKTFASLSKLGLLTEADVDPLIARVSVVSAGESGEALAGAGIVFEGVPEVVELKREVLGAASKQVGPETIIASTTSTILVDDLSGAIVNPRRFLNVHWLNPAYLIPLVEVSPGKATDPAIVGEVKRLLEGIGKMPVVCAATPGFIVPRIQALAMNEAARMVEEGVASAEEIDKAIRYGFGFRYAVLGLLEFIDWGGGDILYYASRYLEGALGSNRYRAPDVISRNMHEGRIGLRTGAGFLDYSGMDVDAYRAKRLQAMVDLLRHFDLARPPVLDRND, encoded by the coding sequence ATGACCCATCGTATCAATATCGCCTGTCTCGGGGCTGGCCGCATGGGGCGCGGCATCGCCGTCGCGTTCGCCTATGCCGGGCACAAGGTCACTATGATCGACGTCAAGGCGCGCTCCGCGGAGGAGTTCTCCAAGCTGGAGGCGGACGCGCTGGGCGAAATCGGCAAGACCTTTGCCAGCCTGTCGAAGCTGGGACTGCTGACGGAAGCGGACGTTGATCCGCTCATTGCACGGGTCTCGGTGGTATCGGCCGGAGAAAGCGGCGAAGCGCTAGCCGGCGCCGGGATCGTCTTCGAGGGCGTTCCCGAAGTCGTCGAGCTCAAGCGAGAGGTACTGGGGGCGGCTTCGAAGCAAGTCGGACCTGAAACGATCATCGCCTCGACGACATCTACCATCCTGGTCGACGATCTCTCAGGCGCGATCGTCAACCCGCGCCGCTTCCTCAATGTGCATTGGCTCAACCCGGCCTATCTGATCCCGCTGGTCGAAGTCTCGCCCGGCAAAGCCACCGATCCCGCCATCGTCGGCGAGGTCAAGAGGCTGCTCGAAGGTATCGGCAAGATGCCGGTGGTCTGCGCGGCGACGCCAGGCTTCATCGTTCCGCGCATCCAGGCGCTGGCGATGAACGAAGCGGCCCGCATGGTCGAGGAAGGCGTCGCCAGCGCGGAGGAGATCGACAAGGCGATCCGCTACGGCTTTGGCTTCCGGTACGCTGTGCTCGGTCTGCTCGAGTTCATCGATTGGGGTGGCGGCGATATCCTGTACTACGCCAGTCGTTATCTCGAGGGCGCGCTTGGCAGCAACCGCTATCGGGCCCCCGATGTTATTTCCCGCAATATGCATGAGGGCCGGATCGGCCTGCGCACGGGCGCCGGATTCCTGGATTACTCAGGGATGGACGTCGACGCCTATCGCGCAAAGCGGCTGCAGGCCATGGTCGACCTGCTTCGTCACTTCGATTTGGCGCGGCCTCCGGTGCTCGACCGCAACGACTAG
- a CDS encoding NAD/NADP-dependent octopine/nopaline dehydrogenase family protein: MKIAVLGGGNGSFAAAGDFALSGHEVRLWRRDADQVAAHRAAGSRILVRDHNGRHDVTLGLVTTDIAEAVDGTELILCPAPAFAQADIARLLAPHLRDGQVVFLPPATFGSMVFAQAARDAGNHAKASFAETGTLPWLTRKHGPFEVAITIRAKRLPVGVFPLDHAPRALEVVGRAFPDAIEPCGDALSGALMNAGPIIHPPLIVMNAGPIEHFERWDIHKEGTQAAIRRVTDALDAERIAVREALGYSAPHFPLAHHYAKEGEIWMYGRGSHDRLTESGDWRERIVLTEHRYMREDLRLGLSLLVSVAGLAGVATPLARAFLSIGGAVCGEDFAQGGRTLKTLGLDNLSKAELQTLLRNGF, translated from the coding sequence TTGAAGATTGCGGTTCTGGGTGGGGGAAACGGCTCGTTCGCGGCCGCAGGCGATTTTGCGCTGTCGGGGCATGAGGTGCGGCTTTGGCGCCGCGACGCCGATCAGGTCGCAGCGCATCGCGCCGCCGGCTCGCGCATACTGGTGAGGGATCACAACGGCCGCCACGACGTGACGCTCGGGCTGGTCACGACCGATATCGCCGAGGCCGTCGATGGCACAGAGCTGATCCTGTGCCCCGCTCCTGCCTTCGCGCAGGCAGATATCGCTCGCCTGCTCGCCCCGCATCTGCGGGACGGTCAGGTCGTCTTCTTGCCGCCGGCGACATTCGGTTCGATGGTCTTCGCGCAAGCTGCACGGGATGCCGGGAACCATGCCAAGGCGAGCTTTGCCGAAACCGGCACATTGCCGTGGCTCACCCGCAAGCACGGACCGTTCGAGGTTGCGATCACCATCCGCGCCAAGCGGCTTCCGGTCGGTGTGTTTCCGCTCGACCACGCGCCACGCGCGCTCGAGGTGGTCGGACGTGCTTTCCCCGATGCGATCGAGCCGTGCGGAGACGCGCTGTCCGGAGCGCTGATGAATGCAGGACCGATCATCCATCCGCCATTGATCGTGATGAACGCCGGTCCGATCGAACATTTCGAGCGCTGGGACATTCACAAGGAAGGCACGCAAGCGGCGATCCGGCGGGTCACCGACGCGCTTGACGCGGAGCGCATCGCGGTGCGCGAAGCACTCGGCTACAGCGCGCCACATTTCCCGCTCGCCCATCATTACGCGAAGGAAGGCGAGATCTGGATGTATGGCCGCGGCTCACACGACCGGCTGACCGAATCCGGCGACTGGCGCGAGCGAATTGTGCTGACCGAGCACCGCTACATGCGCGAAGACCTGCGGCTTGGGTTGTCTCTGCTGGTGTCCGTCGCCGGCCTGGCTGGCGTGGCCACGCCGCTGGCCAGAGCGTTCCTGTCGATCGGCGGCGCGGTCTGCGGCGAGGATTTTGCGCAAGGCGGCCGAACGCTGAAGACGCTGGGGCTCGACAATCTCAGCAAAGCTGAATTGCAGACGCTGCTCCGCAATGGATTCTGA
- a CDS encoding enoyl-CoA hydratase family protein, with protein MSRPANPVTIPLADYSPQHFLLAVVNGVATVTLNRPERKNPLTFESYRELTDFFRACAFDDEVKSIVVTGAGGNFSSGGDVFEIIGPLVKMDTKGLTAFTRMTGDLVKAMRACPQPIVAAVEGICAGAGAIVAMASDMRLAASGAKVAFLFNKVGLAGCDMGACAILPRIIGQSRASELLYTGRFMTAEEGERWGFFSRIVTPEQVLTQAQSLAKQVAEGPTFANTMTKRMLAMEWAMSVEEAIEAEAVAQALCMTTADFTRAFEAFANKVKPVFRGD; from the coding sequence ATGAGCAGACCAGCAAATCCCGTCACCATTCCGCTCGCGGACTATTCGCCGCAGCACTTCCTGCTGGCGGTGGTCAACGGCGTTGCGACGGTCACGCTCAACCGGCCCGAACGAAAGAATCCGCTGACGTTCGAAAGCTACCGGGAATTGACCGATTTCTTCCGTGCCTGCGCGTTCGATGACGAGGTCAAGTCCATCGTCGTCACCGGCGCGGGTGGCAATTTCTCGTCCGGCGGGGATGTGTTCGAGATCATCGGTCCGCTGGTGAAGATGGACACCAAGGGGCTGACCGCCTTCACGCGGATGACGGGCGACCTCGTCAAAGCGATGCGGGCCTGCCCGCAGCCGATCGTGGCCGCGGTCGAGGGCATCTGTGCCGGGGCCGGTGCGATCGTTGCCATGGCCTCGGACATGCGCCTCGCGGCGAGCGGGGCCAAGGTCGCGTTCCTGTTCAACAAGGTGGGCCTCGCCGGTTGCGACATGGGGGCCTGCGCGATCCTGCCGCGGATCATCGGACAGTCCCGCGCCTCCGAGTTGCTCTACACCGGCAGGTTCATGACCGCGGAGGAGGGCGAGCGCTGGGGCTTCTTCAGCCGCATCGTGACGCCGGAGCAGGTGCTGACCCAGGCGCAATCGCTGGCCAAGCAGGTCGCGGAAGGGCCGACCTTCGCCAACACCATGACCAAGCGGATGCTGGCGATGGAATGGGCAATGTCTGTGGAGGAAGCGATCGAGGCGGAAGCCGTCGCCCAGGCCCTGTGCATGACGACGGCCGATTTCACGCGCGCTTTCGAGGCTTTCGCCAACAAGGTCAAGCCGGTCTTCAGGGGCGATTGA
- a CDS encoding ABC transporter permease produces the protein MMSRLFSSNVLLGIAPIVLIVAVWQGLVSFGFAPAVLLPPPGFVFGRLLQQLVTWTFQQEIAATLIRLFAGFTIAVVLGVSIGIAAAANPAINAVVRPIVRVLAPLPKVALYPALLLLLGFGHGSKITLVAADALFPILLSTYYGASTVEQKLIWSAMAAGTPRYAILFKVVLPAAMPSILTGCRIGLVISCIVVFLAEMITSTDGLGHALVTAARTFQAVDMFVPLITISLLGLILNGLLGALRSYLLRGFPEA, from the coding sequence ATGATGTCGCGCCTGTTTTCCTCAAACGTCCTTCTCGGGATTGCCCCGATCGTGCTGATCGTCGCGGTGTGGCAAGGCCTGGTGTCATTCGGCTTCGCGCCCGCGGTCTTGCTGCCGCCACCGGGTTTCGTCTTCGGCCGGCTGCTCCAGCAACTCGTGACGTGGACGTTTCAGCAGGAGATCGCGGCAACCCTGATCCGGCTGTTTGCAGGGTTCACGATTGCGGTCGTGTTGGGTGTCAGTATCGGCATTGCAGCCGCCGCCAATCCGGCGATCAACGCCGTGGTTCGGCCGATCGTGCGCGTATTGGCGCCATTGCCCAAGGTCGCGCTCTATCCGGCATTGCTGTTGCTGCTCGGCTTCGGCCACGGGTCGAAGATCACGTTGGTGGCTGCTGATGCTCTGTTTCCCATTCTATTGTCCACCTACTACGGGGCGTCGACCGTCGAACAGAAGCTGATCTGGTCGGCGATGGCAGCGGGAACGCCGCGCTACGCAATCCTCTTCAAGGTGGTGCTGCCGGCGGCGATGCCATCGATCCTGACCGGATGCCGGATCGGGCTTGTCATTTCGTGCATCGTGGTGTTTCTGGCCGAGATGATCACGTCGACAGACGGATTGGGGCACGCGCTCGTGACCGCGGCCCGAACGTTCCAAGCCGTCGACATGTTCGTGCCGCTGATCACGATCTCGCTGCTCGGGTTGATCCTGAACGGCCTGCTGGGAGCCTTGCGATCGTATCTCTTGCGGGGCTTTCCCGAGGCGTGA
- a CDS encoding alpha/beta fold hydrolase, whose product MITKDGRFAYEAAGDPDATPLIFLHGIGGAARAWRRQLATFGDRFRAIAWDMPGYGGSAPLASVSIAALAQALQQFIEQLGATRPILVGHSIGGMIVQKWLVQSPKLARAVVLAQTSPAFGKADGDWQKSFIAARLGPLDRGETMKSLAPSLVKELVGDDPDPAGMEFARECMGTVPEASYRAMMLALIGFDQRSTLGDISVPTLLLSGSRDNNAPAPMMAKTATYIPLAEYVELPGVGHLANLERPDAFDEALGKFLNSLATKA is encoded by the coding sequence ATGATAACAAAGGACGGACGCTTCGCCTATGAGGCCGCGGGCGATCCGGACGCGACACCTCTGATCTTCCTGCATGGCATCGGTGGGGCCGCGCGAGCCTGGCGGCGCCAGCTTGCCACATTTGGCGACCGCTTCCGCGCGATCGCTTGGGATATGCCCGGCTATGGCGGATCGGCGCCGCTCGCCAGCGTCAGCATCGCTGCCCTGGCGCAGGCGCTCCAGCAATTCATCGAACAGCTCGGTGCAACCAGACCCATTCTGGTCGGTCACTCGATCGGCGGCATGATCGTCCAGAAATGGCTGGTGCAATCGCCAAAACTGGCGCGCGCGGTCGTGCTGGCGCAGACCAGTCCTGCCTTCGGCAAGGCCGACGGCGACTGGCAGAAATCGTTCATCGCGGCGCGGCTCGGGCCGCTCGACCGCGGAGAGACGATGAAATCGCTGGCGCCCTCGCTGGTGAAAGAGCTCGTCGGCGACGATCCCGATCCGGCCGGGATGGAGTTTGCACGCGAATGCATGGGAACTGTGCCGGAGGCGAGCTATCGCGCCATGATGCTGGCTCTCATCGGCTTCGATCAGCGCAGTACGCTTGGGGATATCTCCGTCCCGACGCTGCTGCTGTCCGGCTCCAGGGACAACAATGCGCCGGCACCGATGATGGCAAAGACGGCGACTTACATTCCCTTGGCCGAATATGTCGAGCTTCCCGGCGTCGGCCATCTCGCCAATCTCGAACGCCCCGATGCCTTCGACGAGGCGCTTGGCAAGTTCCTGAACTCTCTCGCGACCAAAGCGTAA
- a CDS encoding peptidase M29 — MLADRIEAKWIDAFCEIFERCAVKAGDTAAILSETQSRALNVHLAELALLRMGARPFHVVMPTPRNRNIVPVRSTGASEAIQKLGPVITALQQAGFVVDCTIEGLMHAVETPEILKAGARILVISNEHPEALERMVPDPALEKRVRAAAKMLRGTRRMRVTSKAGTALDVDMVGASTVGVWGWTDKPGTLAHWPGGIVVSFPKSGTINGTLVMAPGDINLTFKRYLTSPVKMTLKDDYVVELEGEGTDAAMMRAYLGAWGDREAYAVSHVGFGMNPGARYEALSMYDQRDTNGTEIRAVSGNFLFSTGANEFAGRYTAGHFDLPMMGTTIELDGVAVVREGVLQDVFG; from the coding sequence ATGCTGGCTGATCGCATCGAGGCAAAATGGATTGACGCATTCTGCGAGATCTTTGAACGTTGCGCCGTGAAGGCCGGGGATACCGCCGCGATCCTCTCGGAGACCCAGTCGCGCGCGCTGAATGTGCATCTGGCAGAACTGGCGCTGCTGCGGATGGGTGCGCGGCCGTTTCATGTGGTGATGCCGACACCGCGTAACCGGAATATCGTTCCAGTTCGTTCGACAGGGGCGAGCGAGGCGATCCAGAAGCTTGGTCCGGTTATCACCGCACTTCAGCAGGCAGGCTTCGTAGTGGATTGCACCATCGAAGGCCTGATGCACGCGGTGGAGACGCCCGAGATATTGAAGGCCGGCGCACGGATACTGGTGATCTCCAACGAGCATCCCGAAGCCCTGGAGCGAATGGTGCCGGATCCTGCGCTCGAGAAGCGCGTTCGGGCCGCGGCGAAGATGCTGCGTGGGACGAGGCGGATGCGGGTGACCTCGAAGGCCGGGACCGCGCTCGATGTCGACATGGTCGGCGCGTCCACTGTCGGCGTGTGGGGCTGGACCGACAAACCCGGCACGCTGGCGCATTGGCCCGGTGGCATCGTCGTCAGCTTCCCCAAGAGCGGGACCATCAACGGCACCTTGGTGATGGCGCCCGGGGACATCAATCTCACGTTCAAGCGCTACCTGACCTCACCTGTGAAGATGACGTTGAAGGACGACTATGTCGTCGAGCTGGAAGGCGAGGGCACGGATGCCGCCATGATGCGCGCCTATCTCGGCGCTTGGGGCGACCGCGAAGCCTATGCGGTGTCGCATGTCGGCTTCGGCATGAACCCCGGTGCGCGCTATGAAGCGCTCTCGATGTACGACCAGCGCGACACCAATGGCACCGAGATCCGAGCCGTCTCCGGCAATTTCCTGTTCTCTACCGGCGCGAACGAGTTCGCCGGCCGCTACACGGCGGGGCATTTCGATCTGCCGATGATGGGCACGACGATCGAGCTCGATGGCGTTGCCGTGGTTCGGGAAGGCGTGCTCCAGGACGTCTTCGGCTAG
- a CDS encoding class I adenylate-forming enzyme family protein yields MDLCSLIDRNAAFAPDKTAIVFEGERLSYAAFAARIERTATALKQQLGVGRGDRVAILSLNRPDYLVLLYACARLGAMLVPLNWRLAVAEQLFILADAGAKVLVLEQAFEGVLSELGQTAPGTAIVGLDFAPPRGTTFESLLARSDGTGRNPHADLSCPLLIVYTSGTTGRPKGAVLRQEALFWNGVMSQHMHNMTSDDQVLTVLPFFHVGGLNIQTTPALQLGATVTVHARFTPETTLAAIEQERPTLTVMVPAIIQAVSEHPAWAAADLSSLKAVATGSTIVPPHLIERFVARDVPVLQVYGSTETCPIAIYTRLGGDLSRAGSTGLAGLCCEAKVIDHSGGEMPAGTPGEIAVRGPNVFFEYWGNEAATREVLHDGWYRTGDIGLCDADGYFWVRDRKKNMIISGGENVYPAEVERVLLEHPDVSECAVIGRPDPRWDEVPIAYVIPRSGCRPEAEQLRAHLQAQLARYKVPRDIVFVTDLPRTALGKVQHFLLKQLDAQSRAQGEAS; encoded by the coding sequence GTGGACCTTTGCAGTCTAATCGACCGCAACGCGGCGTTCGCGCCGGACAAGACGGCCATTGTCTTTGAAGGCGAACGGCTGAGCTATGCGGCTTTTGCCGCGCGGATCGAGCGGACCGCGACGGCATTGAAGCAGCAGCTCGGCGTTGGCCGCGGCGACCGCGTCGCCATCCTCAGTCTGAACCGACCGGACTACCTGGTCCTGCTTTATGCCTGCGCGCGGCTTGGCGCGATGCTGGTGCCGCTGAACTGGCGCCTTGCAGTCGCCGAGCAACTCTTCATTCTCGCTGACGCCGGCGCCAAGGTGCTGGTGCTCGAGCAAGCCTTTGAAGGCGTTCTTTCCGAGCTTGGGCAGACCGCGCCGGGTACGGCCATCGTCGGCCTCGACTTCGCGCCGCCTCGCGGCACGACCTTCGAAAGCCTGCTGGCGCGCAGCGACGGCACCGGCCGGAATCCGCACGCCGATCTCTCCTGCCCGCTGCTCATCGTCTACACATCGGGAACAACAGGGCGGCCGAAAGGCGCGGTACTGCGCCAGGAGGCACTGTTCTGGAATGGTGTCATGAGCCAGCACATGCACAATATGACGTCCGACGACCAGGTGCTGACCGTCCTGCCATTCTTCCACGTCGGCGGCCTCAATATCCAGACGACGCCGGCCCTGCAGTTGGGCGCGACCGTCACCGTCCATGCGCGCTTCACACCGGAGACCACGCTTGCCGCCATCGAACAGGAACGGCCGACGCTCACGGTGATGGTGCCTGCGATCATCCAGGCCGTGAGCGAGCATCCCGCCTGGGCTGCTGCGGATCTTTCGTCCCTCAAGGCCGTCGCCACCGGCTCGACCATTGTGCCTCCGCACCTGATCGAACGTTTCGTCGCGCGCGACGTCCCCGTGCTTCAGGTTTACGGCTCGACCGAAACCTGCCCGATCGCCATCTACACGCGGCTTGGCGGCGACCTTTCGCGCGCGGGATCGACCGGACTTGCCGGCTTGTGCTGCGAAGCGAAGGTGATCGATCATTCCGGTGGCGAGATGCCTGCAGGCACGCCGGGCGAGATTGCGGTGCGCGGACCCAACGTGTTCTTCGAATATTGGGGCAACGAGGCCGCAACGCGCGAGGTGTTGCACGACGGCTGGTATCGCACCGGCGACATCGGCCTGTGCGACGCCGACGGCTATTTCTGGGTGCGCGACCGCAAGAAGAACATGATCATTTCAGGCGGAGAGAACGTCTACCCGGCGGAGGTCGAGCGCGTCCTGCTCGAACACCCTGATGTCAGCGAATGCGCCGTGATCGGCCGGCCCGACCCGCGCTGGGACGAGGTGCCGATCGCCTATGTCATCCCAAGGTCCGGCTGCCGACCCGAGGCGGAGCAGTTGCGAGCTCATCTCCAGGCGCAACTGGCCCGCTACAAGGTGCCGCGCGACATCGTCTTCGTCACTGACCTGCCGCGCACGGCGCTGGGCAAGGTCCAGCATTTCCTGCTGAAGCAGCTCGATGCGCAGTCCCGCGCGCAAGGAGAAGCATCTTGA